Proteins found in one Salmo salar chromosome ssa26, Ssal_v3.1, whole genome shotgun sequence genomic segment:
- the LOC106587345 gene encoding retinal dehydrogenase 2, whose translation MTSSKIELPGEVKTDADAAALMASLQLMPSPVPNADIKYTKIFINNEWQDSVSGKTFPVYNPASGEQICEVQEAEKADVDKAVQAARLAFTLGSVWRRMDASERGRLLAKLADLVERDSAYLATIESMDSGKPFLPTLFVDLQGTIKTLRYYAGYADKIHGTSIPMDGDYLTFTRLEPIGVCGQIIPWNFPLMMTAWKLGPALACGNTVVLKPAEQTPLTCLYIGSLVKEAGFPPGVVNILPGFGPTAGAAIASHMGIDKVAFTGSTEVGKLIQEAAGKSNLKRVTLELGGKNPNIIFADADLDLAVEQAHQGVFFNAGQCCTAGSRIFVEEPIYEEFVRRSVERAKRRTVGSPFDPTTEQGPQISQEQQSRVLEFIQSGISEGARLECGGKALGLKGFFIEPTVFSNVKDDMRIAKEEIFGPVQQIMKFKTIDEVIERANNTEYGLVAAVFTSDITKAMTISTAMQAGTVWINCFNALSTQCPFGGYKMSGNGRELGDCGLKEYSEVKTITIKISAKNS comes from the exons ATGACATCCAGTAAAATCGAACTCCCTGGTGAAGTGAAGACCGACGCCGATGCCGCTGCGCTCATGGCATCTCTCCAGCTGATGCCCTCGCCGGTGCCCAACGCGGATATCAAGTACACTAAG ATTTTCATCAACAATGAGTGGCAAGACTCTGTGAGCGGAAAGACCTTCCCAGTCTACAACCCCGCCAGCGGAGAGCAGATCTGTGAGGTCCAAGAAGCAGAGAAG GCTGATGTGGACAAGGCGGTGCAGGCGGCCCGGCTGGCCTTCACCCTTGGTTCAGTGTGGCGGAGGATGGATGCGTCAGAAAGGGGTAGACTGCTGGCTAAACTGGCTGACCTGGTGGAGAGGGACAGTGCCTATCTAGCA ACTATAGAGTCCATGGACAGTGGGAAGCCTTTCCTGCCCACCCTGTTTGTGGACCTCCAGGGAACCATAAAGACGCTCAGATACTATGCTGGATACGCAGACAAGATCCATGGAACGTCCATTCCAATGG ATGGAGACTATCTTACGTTCACTAGACTCGAGCCCATAGGAGTGTGTGGACAGATCATCCCT TGGAACTTCCCACTGATGATGACTGCGTGGAAGCTAGGTCCAGCACTGGCCTGTGGGAACACAGTGGTCCTGAAGCCTGCTGAGCAGACTCCCCTCACCTGCCTGTACATCGGATCTCTGGTCAAAGAG GCCGGGTTTCCACCGGGAGTCGTCAATATTTTGCCAGGATTCGGGCCAACGGCAGGAGCTGCGATTGCTTCGCACATGGGCATAGACAAAGTGGCTTTCACAGGATCAACTGAG GTCGGCAAGCTGATCCAAGAAGCAGCTGGGAAGAGTAATTTGAAGAGAGTAACGCTGGAGCTAGGAGGAAAGAATCCCAACATTATTTTTGCAGACGCTGATT tggATCTAGCTGTGGAGCAGGCCCACCAGGGAGTGTTCTTCAATGCAGGCCAGTGCTGCACTGCAGGCTCTCGTATCTTCGTAGAAGAGCCCATCTATGAGGAGTTTGTGCGCAGGAGTGTGGAGAGGGCCAAGAGGAGGACAGTAGGAAGCCCCTTCGATCCCACCACGGAGCAGGGTCCacag ATCAGCCAGGAGCAGCAGAGCCGCGTGCTGGAGTTTATTCAAAGTGGCATCAGTGAGGGAGCCAGGCTGGAATGTGGAGGCAAAGCCCTGGGCCTGAAAGGATTCTTCATCGAGCCCACTGTTTTCTCCAATGTCAAGGATGACATGCGCATCGCAAAAGAGGAG ATCTTTGGACCAGTTCAGCAGATCATGAAGTTCAAGACTATTGATGAGGTGATTGAAAGGGCCAACAACACAGAGTACGGCCTGGTGGCAGCTGTGTTCACCAGCGATATCACCAAAGCCATGACCATCTCCACAGCCATGCAGGCTGGCACCGTCTG GATAAACTGTTTCAATGCCCTGAGCACGCAGTGTCCATTTGGAGGATATAAAATGTCTGGCAACGGGCGTGAATT gGGGGATTGTGGCCTGAAGGAATACTCAGAGGTGAAGACCATCACCATAAAGATCTCAGCCAAGAACTCCTAA